A window of Sutcliffiella cohnii contains these coding sequences:
- the opp3b gene encoding oligopeptide ABC transporter permease: MAKYILKRLLYMFITLFLIASFTFFLMKLMPGTPFTMQEKLTDAQKVILQEKYGLNDPVPVQYAKYMGSLLKGDLGISFQYDNRSVTEIIGQRIGPSAQLGFQALVVGTIVGIFLGVVAALNQNTWIDYSSTILSVIGKSIPSFVFAGLLQYYLAVQLRLFPVAFWNGWEYTILPTIALAMFPIAIASRFMRTEMIEVLGSDYITLARAKGASSFDIAYKHALRNALIPVVTVLGPLSVSLMTGTLVIEKIFAIPGLGEQFVISIQTLDYPVIMGTTLFFAALFIFVILLVDLLYGVIDPRIRLAGGKK, translated from the coding sequence ATGGCAAAGTACATTTTAAAGCGATTACTGTATATGTTCATTACTTTATTCTTAATCGCTTCATTTACATTTTTCTTAATGAAATTGATGCCTGGTACTCCTTTTACGATGCAAGAAAAACTAACCGATGCGCAAAAAGTAATACTGCAAGAAAAGTATGGGTTGAATGACCCTGTCCCTGTGCAGTATGCAAAATATATGGGCAGTTTATTAAAGGGTGACTTAGGTATATCCTTTCAATACGATAATAGATCTGTTACAGAAATTATCGGTCAACGAATCGGTCCGTCAGCACAATTAGGTTTTCAAGCGTTAGTAGTTGGAACTATAGTAGGTATATTTTTAGGGGTGGTAGCAGCACTCAATCAAAATACTTGGATTGATTACTCATCCACGATCCTATCTGTAATTGGAAAATCTATTCCATCCTTCGTATTTGCAGGGCTATTACAGTATTATTTGGCAGTACAGTTAAGGTTGTTCCCTGTCGCCTTTTGGAATGGATGGGAGTATACGATATTACCAACGATTGCATTAGCAATGTTCCCAATTGCGATTGCATCCCGTTTTATGAGAACAGAAATGATTGAAGTATTAGGGTCAGATTATATTACATTAGCAAGAGCAAAAGGAGCTTCTTCCTTTGATATTGCTTATAAACATGCCCTTCGTAATGCACTAATCCCGGTTGTTACGGTATTAGGACCTTTATCAGTAAGCTTAATGACAGGTACTCTAGTAATTGAAAAAATCTTTGCTATTCCTGGTTTAGGAGAGCAGTTCGTAATTTCCATTCAAACATTAGATTATCCTGTAATTATGGGGACTACGCTATTCTTTGCGGCATTGTTTATTTTCGTAATTTTATTAGTTGACCTTCTTTATGGAGTTATCGACCCGCGTATTCGCTTAGCTGGAGGTAAGAAATAA
- a CDS encoding ABC transporter ATP-binding protein, with protein sequence MATQEKLVEIKNLKQYFNVGKPNMVKAVDGLNFDIYRGETLGLVGESGCGKSTTGRTIIRLYDATDGEVLFEGENVHGKKSKKDLLKFNRKMQMIFQDPYASLNPRMTVADIIAEGLDIHGLVSNKKERLARVHELLETVGLNKEHANRYPHEFSGGQRQRIGIARALAVKPEFIIADEPISALDVSIQAQVVNLLKELQREKGLTFLFIAHDLSMVKYISDRIGVMYFGKIVELTTSEELYNNPIHPYTKSLLSAIPQPDPDTERQRKRIAYDPKMHNYSKDEELKLREIKPGHLVLCSEKEYAEYKKQYGN encoded by the coding sequence ATGGCTACGCAAGAAAAACTAGTAGAAATAAAAAACTTAAAGCAATATTTCAACGTCGGAAAACCTAACATGGTTAAAGCAGTAGACGGTTTAAATTTTGATATTTACCGTGGTGAAACGTTAGGTTTAGTAGGTGAGTCCGGTTGTGGTAAATCTACAACAGGACGCACGATCATCCGTCTTTACGATGCTACTGACGGTGAAGTATTGTTTGAAGGTGAAAACGTACACGGTAAAAAATCTAAAAAAGATTTACTAAAATTTAACCGTAAAATGCAAATGATTTTCCAAGATCCTTATGCATCCCTTAACCCAAGAATGACGGTTGCTGATATTATTGCAGAAGGATTAGATATTCACGGTTTGGTAAGTAATAAAAAAGAAAGATTAGCAAGAGTTCATGAATTGTTAGAAACGGTTGGTTTAAACAAAGAACATGCTAACCGATACCCACATGAGTTTAGTGGTGGACAAAGACAACGTATCGGAATTGCACGCGCGTTAGCAGTTAAGCCGGAATTTATCATTGCTGATGAGCCTATTTCAGCACTAGATGTTTCTATTCAAGCGCAAGTTGTTAATCTATTAAAAGAACTTCAACGTGAAAAAGGATTAACTTTCTTATTTATTGCCCATGACCTTTCCATGGTTAAGTACATTAGTGATCGTATTGGAGTTATGTATTTCGGTAAAATTGTAGAGCTTACAACGAGTGAGGAGTTATACAATAATCCGATTCACCCTTACACAAAATCACTATTGTCTGCAATACCTCAACCAGATCCTGATACAGAACGCCAACGTAAACGTATTGCATATGATCCGAAAATGCACAATTATTCAAAAGACGAGGAATTAAAATTACGTGAAATTAAACCTGGTCATCTTGTACTATGTTCGGAAAAAGAATACGCAGAATATAAAAAACAATATGGCAACTAA
- a CDS encoding ABC transporter ATP-binding protein yields the protein MEKILEVNNLHVSFDTYGGEVKAIRGVSFDLKKGETLAIVGESGSGKSVTTKTIMRLLPENNSRIKEGEILFDGKDIAKLTESQMQKIRGKDISMIFQDPMTSLNPTMIVGKQIMEGIIKHQGLSKGAAKEKAIDLLRLVGIPMPEERFKQYPHQFSGGMRQRVVIAIALACNPKILIADEPTTALDVTIQAQILDLMKDLQKKIDTSIVFITHDLGVVANVADRVAVMYAGQIIEMGTVDEIFYDPRHPYTWGLLSSMPDLDLKEAALYAIPGTPPDLLDPPKGDAFAPRNEFALQIDHEMEPPMFKVSDTHYVKTWLLHENAPDVQPPLAVKKRQRNMPNNYDKPVMVKDGVE from the coding sequence ATGGAAAAAATACTTGAAGTAAATAACTTACACGTTTCTTTTGATACGTACGGTGGTGAAGTAAAGGCAATCCGTGGTGTATCCTTTGATTTGAAAAAAGGAGAAACGTTAGCAATTGTTGGTGAATCAGGTTCGGGTAAATCTGTTACAACAAAAACAATTATGCGCTTATTACCAGAAAATAATTCTCGTATTAAAGAAGGAGAAATATTATTTGATGGTAAAGATATAGCAAAATTAACAGAATCTCAAATGCAAAAAATCCGTGGTAAAGATATTTCGATGATTTTCCAAGACCCAATGACATCGTTAAATCCAACGATGATTGTAGGAAAACAAATTATGGAAGGTATCATTAAACACCAAGGACTTAGCAAAGGTGCGGCAAAAGAAAAAGCAATTGATTTATTAAGACTTGTTGGTATTCCAATGCCGGAAGAGCGTTTCAAACAGTATCCTCATCAATTTTCTGGTGGTATGAGGCAGAGGGTTGTAATTGCGATCGCTCTTGCGTGTAATCCAAAAATATTAATTGCAGATGAACCAACAACAGCGTTGGACGTAACAATTCAAGCTCAAATTCTTGATTTGATGAAGGATTTACAAAAGAAAATTGATACTTCTATCGTATTTATCACCCATGATCTTGGGGTAGTTGCGAACGTAGCAGATCGAGTTGCAGTAATGTATGCTGGCCAAATTATTGAAATGGGAACTGTTGATGAAATATTCTATGACCCACGTCACCCATACACTTGGGGGCTTTTAAGTTCCATGCCAGATTTAGATTTGAAAGAAGCGGCACTTTATGCGATACCGGGTACACCACCAGATCTATTAGATCCACCAAAAGGTGATGCATTTGCTCCGCGTAATGAGTTTGCACTGCAAATTGATCATGAAATGGAACCGCCAATGTTTAAAGTGTCTGATACACACTACGTTAAAACTTGGTTATTACATGAAAATGCTCCAGACGTACAACCACCACTAGCGGTTAAAAAACGTCAGCGCAATATGCCAAACAATTATGACAAGCCTGTTATGGTAAAGGACGGTGTTGAATAA
- the opp3C gene encoding oligopeptide ABC transporter permease, translating into MKNNYENLNKDLFQPAAIDPNSSEKITKPSLNYWQTAWIRLKKNKAAIFGVFIIIVIGFLALFGPFMNEYTFKEQDLTRSNLPPKIPVIENLGILDGTKNGVDMYEARGVEDYFWFGTDALGRDLWTRVWTGTRISIYIALLAAVIDMIVGVAYGGISAFYGGRVDNVMQRIIEVLVGIPNLVIVILMILVMEPGIIAITIALTITGWVGMARVVRGQILKLKGQEFVLASKTLGSTNNRIISKHLLPNVVGVIIINTMFTIPSAIFFEAFLSFIGLGLQAPMASLGTLIDDGFKSLQIFPHIMIFPAIIISLLMIAFNLVADGMRDALDPKMKD; encoded by the coding sequence ATGAAAAACAACTATGAAAACTTAAATAAAGATTTATTTCAACCGGCAGCTATTGATCCTAATAGTAGTGAAAAAATAACTAAACCGAGTTTAAATTATTGGCAAACAGCTTGGATTCGCCTAAAGAAAAATAAGGCTGCAATCTTTGGTGTATTCATTATAATTGTTATCGGATTTTTGGCACTTTTTGGGCCATTTATGAATGAATATACCTTTAAAGAACAGGACTTAACTAGATCAAATCTACCTCCGAAAATTCCAGTTATTGAGAATTTAGGAATACTAGACGGAACGAAAAACGGTGTAGATATGTACGAAGCAAGAGGGGTAGAGGATTATTTCTGGTTTGGAACAGATGCACTAGGCCGTGACCTTTGGACTCGTGTATGGACTGGTACTAGAATCTCTATCTATATCGCGTTACTTGCAGCAGTAATTGATATGATTGTTGGTGTTGCTTACGGTGGTATTTCCGCATTTTATGGTGGACGAGTAGATAACGTGATGCAACGTATTATTGAAGTTCTAGTAGGAATACCGAACCTTGTTATCGTTATTTTGATGATCCTAGTAATGGAACCAGGTATTATAGCGATAACCATAGCCTTAACCATCACCGGTTGGGTTGGTATGGCCCGGGTTGTTCGTGGCCAAATATTAAAGCTAAAAGGTCAAGAGTTCGTATTAGCGTCTAAAACGTTAGGATCTACGAATAATAGAATTATTTCTAAACATTTACTACCTAACGTAGTAGGAGTAATTATTATCAATACTATGTTTACCATCCCAAGTGCGATTTTCTTTGAAGCTTTCTTAAGCTTTATCGGTTTAGGGTTACAAGCACCAATGGCTTCTTTAGGTACTCTAATTGATGATGGATTTAAATCGTTGCAGATTTTCCCTCATATTATGATCTTCCCTGCAATCATTATCAGTTTATTAATGATCGCATTTAACTTAGTAGCTGATGGTATGCGAGATGCACTAGACCCTAAAATGAAAGATTAG